The proteins below are encoded in one region of Aequorivita iocasae:
- a CDS encoding DoxX family protein, giving the protein MNNLTKFDQFYLKAKHNKWYWYFSIFCRIILAYAFIVAGIVKVMDEKFASGLSEIHPMGAYLTALHHTGYYYPFIGIAQILAAILLLIPRTVTLGALLYFPIIVNICILSLAVRFEGSFVTSPLMVLANLYILFWNYDRLKYILPFKKIPDYGIVKKPEKYNSKFPFLFFGGVGATFVLIILIFLKGFDIMPRNSMKDCKKQYDNTKYETIGNEFCECVHSEGNFLENCLDAFEEKKKELDTD; this is encoded by the coding sequence TTGAACAACTTAACTAAATTTGATCAATTTTATTTAAAAGCCAAGCATAATAAATGGTATTGGTATTTCTCTATTTTTTGTCGAATAATTTTAGCATATGCTTTTATTGTTGCAGGAATAGTGAAGGTTATGGATGAAAAATTCGCAAGTGGTCTATCCGAAATTCATCCCATGGGGGCATATTTGACTGCGCTACACCATACAGGCTATTACTATCCATTTATCGGAATTGCCCAAATTCTTGCAGCAATACTACTTTTAATACCTCGCACAGTAACTTTAGGTGCACTTCTTTATTTTCCAATAATAGTTAATATATGTATTCTGTCTTTAGCAGTGAGATTTGAGGGTTCTTTTGTTACCTCACCACTCATGGTTTTAGCAAACTTGTACATACTCTTTTGGAACTATGATAGGTTAAAGTACATATTGCCTTTTAAGAAAATACCTGATTATGGTATTGTAAAGAAACCTGAAAAATATAATAGTAAATTTCCTTTTCTATTTTTTGGTGGAGTGGGGGCAACTTTTGTACTTATAATTTTAATTTTCCTAAAGGGATTTGATATTATGCCCCGAAATTCAATGAAGGACTGTAAGAAACAATATGATAATACAAAATATGAAACAATTGGAAATGAATTTTGTGAATGTGTTCATTCCGAAGGTAATTTTTTGGAAAATTGTTTAGATGCGTTTGAGGAGAAAAAGAAAGAATTAGATACAGACTAA
- a CDS encoding TlpA family protein disulfide reductase, whose amino-acid sequence MNKLIIIIFILFVNTPLFAKSGKIILTGQIKNHTETAIAINHIDNKKLASAELDVNGNFSISTEMEEGYYLLNYGRNTTYLYLYPNDNLKLTFDANLFESTLAFSGKGSERNNYLAKKSVVEAELTQDLETFYKVDEATYLSNIERVKNTLSASLDQYDVETYFKKEEIKSLEYARLLRIQNYTSNYKFYIGETITPSADFYKPIQNLDVKDTKAYKTQPYYRYIVNSVWSDRIEAASGVDAMLDVFRKVPSKELATSLVNGFYSDISTNKERSKDYLDLIKRITNQERFIEAAEKRYAETLMANTLQEGDISPDFSYESLEGSNVNLSDLKGNYVYIDIWATWCSPCIKQVPYLKELEKRYHDKKIVFVSISVDKADFKNAWKQMIADKQLGGLQLFADKSFDSDFMDAYAVNSIPRFILIDPEGKILDPAAPQPSFAKTNTLLDRLLN is encoded by the coding sequence ATGAATAAGCTCATAATCATAATATTTATCTTATTTGTCAATACCCCTCTATTTGCAAAATCTGGGAAAATTATTTTGACGGGGCAAATAAAGAACCACACCGAGACTGCCATTGCGATAAACCATATCGATAATAAAAAATTGGCTTCAGCAGAATTGGATGTCAATGGAAACTTCAGTATTTCAACAGAAATGGAAGAAGGCTATTATCTTCTTAATTATGGGAGAAATACAACCTACCTCTATCTCTACCCAAATGATAACCTAAAGCTTACTTTTGATGCCAATCTCTTTGAAAGCACACTCGCCTTTAGTGGAAAAGGGTCTGAAAGAAATAATTATCTGGCCAAAAAATCGGTTGTAGAAGCTGAACTTACACAAGACTTGGAAACATTTTACAAGGTAGATGAAGCCACCTATCTTTCAAATATTGAACGTGTTAAAAATACACTATCCGCCTCCCTCGATCAGTATGATGTTGAAACTTATTTTAAAAAAGAGGAAATCAAAAGTTTGGAATACGCACGCCTCTTAAGAATTCAGAACTACACCTCCAATTATAAATTCTATATAGGCGAAACGATTACTCCCTCAGCAGATTTTTACAAACCCATTCAAAACTTAGATGTAAAGGACACCAAAGCATACAAAACGCAGCCCTATTATCGCTATATTGTTAATTCAGTATGGAGTGACCGTATTGAAGCAGCTTCCGGCGTAGATGCCATGTTGGATGTTTTCCGAAAGGTACCATCAAAAGAGCTGGCGACGAGTCTGGTTAATGGATTCTATTCCGATATTTCCACCAATAAGGAACGTTCCAAAGATTATCTGGACCTTATCAAACGAATTACAAATCAAGAGCGCTTTATAGAAGCTGCAGAAAAAAGATATGCCGAAACTTTGATGGCCAACACATTACAGGAAGGCGATATTTCACCTGATTTCAGTTATGAAAGCTTAGAGGGCAGTAACGTTAACCTAAGCGATCTCAAGGGCAACTACGTTTATATTGATATCTGGGCCACTTGGTGCTCCCCCTGTATTAAACAAGTGCCCTATCTGAAGGAACTGGAAAAACGCTATCACGATAAAAAAATAGTTTTTGTAAGCATTTCAGTAGATAAAGCTGATTTTAAGAATGCATGGAAACAAATGATTGCCGATAAACAATTGGGTGGACTCCAACTTTTTGCTGATAAGTCCTTTGACAGTGATTTTATGGATGCCTATGCAGTAAACTCCATTCCTCGTTTTATCTTGATCGATCCGGAAGGCAAAATACTCGATCCGGCAGCACCCCAACCTTCTTTTGCAAAAACAAACACACTCTTGGATAGGTTATTAAATTAA